The following coding sequences are from one Leptolyngbya sp. NIES-3755 window:
- a CDS encoding GCN5-related N-acetyltransferase (similar to AA sequence:cyanobase_aa:LBDG_37820), with the protein MGFWKSLFSSTDASIEKPSSTESYVVPGSVDGSTTGDRANSRIYFSTEREIDLYELEELCDAVGWSRRPLRKVKKAIQHSFLVATMWEQRGATRRLVGFARATSDHAFNATIWDVVVHPDCQGKGLGKALMKFMIKKLRSEDISNITLFADPHVVNFYRNLGFMQDPEGIKGMFWYPD; encoded by the coding sequence AGCTTATTCAGTAGTACGGATGCCTCGATCGAGAAACCGAGTTCGACGGAGAGCTATGTTGTCCCCGGATCAGTAGATGGCTCGACGACGGGCGATCGCGCCAACTCGCGAATCTATTTCTCGACGGAGCGAGAGATTGACCTTTATGAGTTAGAGGAATTGTGCGATGCGGTCGGTTGGTCGCGTCGTCCCCTCAGAAAAGTCAAAAAGGCGATTCAGCATAGTTTTTTAGTGGCAACGATGTGGGAACAGCGGGGAGCGACACGCCGACTGGTCGGATTTGCTCGCGCCACCTCTGACCATGCGTTTAACGCCACAATTTGGGATGTGGTGGTTCATCCAGATTGCCAGGGTAAGGGGCTGGGAAAAGCTCTGATGAAGTTCATGATTAAGAAGCTTCGGAGTGAGGATATCAGTAATATCACTTTGTTCGCTGATCCGCATGTCGTTAATTTCTACCGAAATTTAGGGTTCATGCAGGACCCAGAAGGAATCAAAGGGATGTTTTGGTATCCGGATTAG
- a CDS encoding hypothetical protein (conserved hypothetical protein;~similar to AA sequence:cyanobase_aa:LBDG_37810) — MAQSVPSKIAPASWAIDQLPGLADDDAARLSDREIHTTLDLLKLGNTQDKRNLLATELQVPIRQLNKWVALADLARIPSVGCEYAGLLLHAGIASPSQLAQTSIGQLHRQLLRLYVSTMQRRDLCPTTDYIGLWIQQARLLR, encoded by the coding sequence GTGGCTCAATCTGTCCCGTCAAAAATCGCTCCCGCAAGTTGGGCGATCGATCAACTTCCCGGTTTAGCCGATGATGATGCGGCACGGTTAAGCGATCGCGAAATCCACACCACTTTAGATCTTCTTAAGTTAGGAAATACGCAAGATAAGCGAAATCTTCTAGCAACTGAACTTCAAGTGCCAATTCGACAATTGAATAAATGGGTTGCACTGGCAGATCTGGCTCGAATTCCAAGTGTCGGATGCGAATATGCAGGCTTATTACTCCATGCCGGGATCGCTTCTCCATCGCAACTGGCGCAAACCTCGATCGGTCAATTACACCGTCAATTACTCCGACTCTACGTTTCTACGATGCAACGCCGCGATCTCTGTCCCACGACAGATTACATCGGGCTTTGGATTCAACAAGCCCGACTCCTGCGATAA
- a CDS encoding ferric uptake regulator (similar to AA sequence:cyanobase_aa:LBDG_37800) encodes MNTETTPELKPIRCLDDAIERCQTLGMRLSRQRRFILELLWQDQEHLSAREIYDRLNRRGKDIGHTSVYQNLEALSEQGIIECIERSDGRLYGNISDAHSHVNCLDTEQILDIHIELPEEIIRQVEAQTGVRITEYHIDFYGYKAK; translated from the coding sequence ATGAACACCGAAACCACACCAGAACTCAAACCGATTCGCTGCCTTGATGACGCGATCGAACGCTGCCAAACCTTGGGAATGCGTCTGAGCCGCCAACGTCGATTCATTCTGGAATTACTTTGGCAAGACCAAGAACATTTGTCAGCACGGGAGATTTACGATCGCTTGAATCGCCGAGGAAAAGACATCGGGCATACTTCGGTGTATCAGAATTTGGAGGCGCTCTCTGAACAAGGAATTATCGAATGTATTGAGCGTTCAGACGGGCGGTTGTATGGAAATATCAGTGATGCTCACAGCCATGTGAATTGTCTCGATACAGAGCAAATCTTGGACATTCACATTGAGCTGCCAGAAGAAATCATTCGACAGGTGGAAGCGCAAACGGGCGTAAGGATTACTGAATATCACATCGATTTCTACGGTTATAAAGCGAAATAG
- a CDS encoding hypothetical protein (conserved hypothetical protein;~similar to AA sequence:cyanobase_aa:LBDG_37790) — MARKITPQWLQGLSTFQKPKSQDEHPPKTIDSPPEHSTVLLEDDPTPEPIAEPSDPDPHPVKQTAAKLGQRVAKTASSATHATAQYLGSVAQAWKWQLIWLGILGVFGGTGAIAFWWLSKVPPAVDCQKITVQSIESEQLFCAQQAAQSGNANQIISSINLVKDWTTDHPLYGQSRSLLQDWSNALLILARDRVTQRDIKGAVSLANQIPKSSPVYKDAQAAIDRWQAEYRRGEAIYAKIIDALKKQQWDRASEQMAQLALVEDPGWQSRLGEVREQSNNERKAWKLLTDARNFARANPPTRFGEAIAMVDPVDRKTFVWTLQARLEVIKWRNTIFQLAIAQFDQQNIVAAGSLLNSLPASVQLTSANQDLIRLVRAREIETANEYNSPGLERIAPLMMATHLVKQIDPQSPFASRAKTLIPRLEQKTQDLMQLNVASTIANLQQIPMLEMAIAQAAAITPKRPGRLHAQTLLAQWRKELQSMQDRPLLARAQQVAKSGKIGNLRSAVAMATLVRPQRSLRIEAQTSIADWTNQIEIIEDRPIINDARAIASSGQLGRAINVASTIRPGRALYNEAQGLIGEWVYQIQLAEDRSILNQAASLAGQGYLSRAIDVASGIAPGRPLYGEARGAIGQWAAERAEIWRQRDQAPQPTPSYESPIESSPQSSPFEPTPPASPDQTPP; from the coding sequence ATGGCTAGAAAAATAACTCCCCAATGGCTTCAAGGCTTGTCCACATTCCAGAAGCCCAAGTCCCAAGACGAGCATCCGCCCAAAACGATCGATAGTCCCCCTGAGCATTCCACGGTTCTGTTAGAAGACGATCCGACTCCGGAACCAATCGCTGAACCGAGTGATCCCGATCCTCATCCAGTCAAGCAAACCGCTGCCAAACTCGGACAACGAGTGGCGAAAACTGCTTCGTCTGCCACCCACGCAACTGCCCAATACCTGGGATCGGTAGCGCAGGCGTGGAAATGGCAACTGATCTGGTTAGGTATTCTGGGCGTTTTTGGTGGAACCGGAGCGATCGCGTTTTGGTGGCTCTCGAAAGTTCCGCCTGCGGTCGATTGTCAGAAAATTACCGTTCAATCGATCGAGTCCGAACAACTTTTCTGTGCCCAACAAGCCGCACAATCTGGGAATGCGAACCAGATTATTTCGTCAATTAATTTGGTGAAGGATTGGACAACGGATCACCCCCTGTATGGACAATCCCGATCGCTGCTGCAAGATTGGTCGAATGCGCTGTTGATTCTGGCACGGGATCGCGTGACTCAGCGAGATATCAAAGGTGCAGTGTCGCTAGCGAATCAAATCCCCAAGTCGAGTCCGGTTTATAAAGATGCTCAAGCAGCGATCGATCGGTGGCAAGCGGAATACCGCCGTGGAGAAGCCATTTACGCGAAAATTATCGATGCACTTAAGAAACAACAGTGGGATCGTGCTTCCGAGCAGATGGCACAACTGGCACTGGTTGAAGACCCCGGTTGGCAGTCTCGGTTAGGCGAGGTTCGAGAACAGTCGAACAATGAGCGCAAAGCTTGGAAATTGCTGACGGATGCGCGGAATTTTGCCAGAGCGAATCCACCGACTCGATTCGGAGAAGCGATCGCAATGGTTGATCCGGTCGATCGTAAAACTTTTGTCTGGACATTACAGGCAAGGCTGGAAGTGATCAAATGGCGAAACACGATCTTTCAGTTGGCGATCGCACAATTTGATCAGCAAAATATTGTGGCTGCGGGTAGTCTGCTCAATTCGCTTCCAGCAAGTGTTCAGTTAACGAGCGCGAACCAAGACTTGATCCGATTAGTCAGAGCACGAGAAATCGAGACCGCGAACGAATACAACTCGCCTGGATTAGAGCGGATTGCACCCCTGATGATGGCGACTCACTTGGTGAAGCAGATTGATCCTCAAAGCCCGTTTGCCTCTCGTGCAAAAACTCTGATCCCAAGACTAGAGCAGAAGACCCAAGACTTGATGCAATTGAATGTGGCAAGCACGATCGCAAATTTGCAACAGATTCCGATGTTGGAAATGGCGATCGCTCAAGCCGCAGCGATCACGCCCAAACGACCGGGACGGCTTCATGCTCAGACGCTTCTCGCTCAGTGGCGCAAGGAATTACAGTCAATGCAAGATCGTCCGCTGTTGGCACGTGCTCAACAAGTGGCAAAATCGGGCAAGATTGGGAATTTACGATCGGCGGTGGCGATGGCAACTCTAGTGAGACCTCAACGATCGCTGAGAATCGAAGCTCAGACGAGCATTGCCGATTGGACAAATCAGATCGAGATTATCGAAGATCGCCCAATTATTAATGATGCAAGAGCGATCGCGTCTTCGGGACAACTGGGACGTGCGATCAATGTGGCAAGTACGATTCGACCTGGACGCGCTCTGTATAATGAGGCGCAGGGTTTGATCGGGGAATGGGTCTATCAGATTCAGCTTGCAGAAGATCGATCAATTTTGAATCAGGCTGCAAGTTTGGCAGGTCAGGGTTATTTGAGTCGTGCGATCGATGTGGCTTCGGGCATTGCTCCGGGACGACCGTTGTATGGCGAAGCACGAGGCGCGATCGGACAATGGGCAGCAGAACGAGCAGAGATTTGGCGACAACGGGATCAGGCTCCTCAGCCGACCCCCAGCTACGAATCTCCGATCGAGTCTTCACCGCAGTCGAGTCCATTTGAGCCAACTCCCCCTGCTTCACCCGACCAGACTCCACCGTAG
- a CDS encoding response regulator receiver domain protein (similar to AA sequence:cyanobase_aa:LBDG_37780), with translation MDSLAEVRRLMIVERDPVFRSGLLGCLSRFPEFRIVAEAESIPVAWRNLAEQSRDRIDAILIGVGTEFAQQVKAQYPTIPILLIEPLTDLELRAAFEAGIEGYCPKGSSIAEFVSAIRQITTGQNYWRSDVLEQLTVSGTRSQSISVAKVIRQNWRLSGLSQIEAALNEIEAQLRSGNLSTLDRLFLTGRKRELKAARWLVQKALPSEEIRPNPRAIVPVESAVTVPEPSEIVPEAPQPKAWQGEILDQIAEKLQSNLDNLTNIPLEIDILRSEKKRELFFIILRQLEELLDELRFSQIQPDQFVAKQSDVLRDLWQAIVMQFFGRYSMVRVKKQDIEIVASLLNESNAVQTQILDQIPLTQAIFEHLLFEMPLIIDQTMYEVGTIEARDRAIDLLENLMIQMANAVIQPLLNRFANLEAIKQGFYDRRLLSTREIERFRNDLSWRFRTERYFTGPKLVFESRYRLFVLTQYGIDRIVVYSPRTEELESLSGVQLAVTLALETRDAISPRLRGTIAFFGSGIVYILTEIIGRGIGLIGRGILKGIGKSVRG, from the coding sequence ATGGATAGTTTGGCTGAAGTTCGGAGATTGATGATTGTGGAGCGAGACCCGGTTTTTCGATCGGGCTTGCTCGGTTGTTTGAGTCGATTTCCAGAGTTTCGGATTGTGGCAGAAGCGGAATCGATCCCAGTCGCATGGCGAAATTTGGCGGAACAGTCTCGCGATCGGATTGATGCAATTTTGATCGGAGTTGGGACTGAATTTGCTCAACAAGTAAAAGCTCAGTATCCAACCATCCCAATTCTTTTGATTGAACCGTTGACTGATCTGGAATTGAGAGCGGCATTCGAGGCGGGAATTGAAGGGTATTGTCCGAAAGGAAGCTCGATCGCGGAATTTGTCAGTGCCATTCGTCAGATTACAACTGGACAGAATTACTGGCGATCGGATGTTTTAGAGCAGTTGACCGTATCGGGAACGCGATCGCAATCAATTAGTGTGGCGAAAGTGATTCGGCAGAACTGGCGATTGTCGGGATTATCCCAGATCGAAGCGGCATTGAATGAGATTGAAGCACAACTGCGATCGGGCAATCTTTCAACGCTCGATCGACTTTTTTTGACGGGGCGAAAACGGGAATTGAAAGCGGCTCGATGGCTGGTTCAGAAAGCGTTACCGTCTGAGGAAATTCGACCGAATCCACGTGCGATCGTGCCTGTTGAATCGGCAGTAACGGTTCCAGAACCTTCAGAAATTGTTCCAGAAGCACCGCAACCGAAAGCATGGCAAGGAGAAATTCTCGATCAAATCGCTGAAAAGCTGCAATCAAATCTAGATAATTTGACGAACATTCCGCTAGAAATTGACATTCTAAGAAGCGAAAAGAAACGGGAATTGTTTTTTATCATCCTGCGGCAACTAGAGGAATTACTAGACGAATTAAGGTTTTCTCAGATTCAACCGGATCAGTTTGTGGCGAAACAATCGGATGTTTTGCGGGATTTGTGGCAAGCGATCGTCATGCAATTTTTCGGACGATATTCAATGGTGCGAGTGAAGAAACAAGACATTGAAATCGTCGCATCGTTGCTTAATGAATCTAATGCGGTTCAAACTCAAATTCTCGATCAAATTCCGCTGACTCAGGCAATTTTTGAGCATTTACTGTTTGAAATGCCGCTGATTATTGATCAAACAATGTATGAGGTTGGAACGATCGAAGCCCGCGATCGCGCAATCGATTTACTCGAAAATCTGATGATTCAGATGGCAAACGCTGTAATTCAACCACTTTTGAATCGATTTGCCAACTTAGAAGCGATCAAACAAGGATTTTACGATCGACGTTTATTATCGACTCGTGAAATTGAACGATTTCGGAATGACTTATCCTGGAGGTTCAGAACTGAGCGATATTTCACAGGTCCGAAATTAGTGTTTGAAAGTCGATATCGATTGTTTGTTTTGACACAATATGGCATCGATCGAATCGTCGTTTACTCACCCCGAACTGAAGAACTCGAATCGCTTTCTGGAGTTCAACTAGCTGTCACTCTGGCGTTAGAAACTCGTGATGCGATTTCGCCGAGGTTAAGAGGCACGATCGCGTTTTTCGGCAGTGGAATTGTCTACATTTTGACCGAAATCATTGGACGCGGAATCGGGTTAATCGGACGCGGAATTCTCAAAGGAATTGGAAAATCTGTTCGAGGATAG
- a CDS encoding membrane protease, stomatin/prohibitin family (similar to AA sequence:cyanobase_aa:LBDG_37770), giving the protein MFEITGALFLIVLGYIIGSVRIVEQGDQAIVQRLGQYKRILNPGLNFVIPLLDTVLVETIREQLLDIQPQRAFTKDNVPIEVDAVVSWQILDLRKAYYAVEDLEESLKQIVISTMRNEIGQLTLEETFSSASTINQALLRQLDKSTANWGVKVIRVEVQEFQISPALRESLEKERAARSEKQAELTRTQGTVQSIQELAQALRGQMNADDVLRYLVAKDYVTASMELGKSDNSKIVFMDPRALNEAVTDLMGHAEAIEPRDRGNIDGDMDN; this is encoded by the coding sequence ATGTTTGAGATTACTGGTGCATTATTTCTGATTGTTTTAGGTTACATCATTGGATCTGTCCGTATCGTTGAACAAGGCGATCAAGCGATCGTGCAACGACTCGGACAATATAAACGCATCCTTAATCCAGGGCTAAATTTTGTCATCCCGCTGCTGGATACGGTGCTGGTTGAAACGATTCGGGAACAGCTTTTGGACATCCAACCGCAACGGGCATTCACGAAAGATAATGTCCCGATCGAAGTTGATGCGGTCGTTTCTTGGCAGATTCTCGATTTGAGAAAGGCTTACTATGCGGTTGAAGATCTCGAAGAATCACTCAAACAAATCGTGATTTCAACCATGCGAAACGAGATCGGACAGTTGACTTTAGAGGAAACGTTTTCGTCTGCCAGCACGATTAATCAAGCCTTATTGCGTCAGTTGGACAAATCGACTGCGAACTGGGGCGTGAAAGTGATTCGCGTTGAGGTGCAAGAGTTCCAGATTTCTCCAGCCTTGCGCGAATCGTTAGAGAAAGAACGTGCTGCTCGAAGTGAGAAACAAGCAGAACTCACTCGAACTCAGGGAACTGTCCAATCGATTCAAGAGTTAGCACAAGCGCTTCGAGGACAAATGAACGCGGATGATGTCTTGCGCTATTTAGTGGCGAAAGATTATGTTACGGCAAGTATGGAATTAGGCAAGAGCGACAATTCCAAGATTGTGTTTATGGACCCCCGTGCTTTGAATGAAGCAGTCACCGACTTGATGGGTCATGCAGAGGCGATCGAACCTCGCGATCGCGGAAATATTGACGGCGATATGGATAACTAG
- a CDS encoding dihydropteroate synthase (similar to AA sequence:cyanobase_aa:LBDG_37760): MQAWELARSTFHWGQKTYIMGVLNVTPDSFSDGGQFNTLENAIAQATQMIEDGADILDIGGQSTRPNAEEISLQEELDRVVPVIEAIRQKFQIPISVDTTRSHVAKEAIEAGADIINDISGAIFDSEMLATVGRLGVPIILMHMRGTPKTMQSLTEYDDLIQEISEFLRERIESAIANGISQIMIDPGIGFAKKYAQNLEILRRLQTFQALNCPILVGASRKSFIGQILDQPDPKKRVWGTSAACVSAIVNGADVVRVHDVAEMRDVCRVADAIWRGSL; the protein is encoded by the coding sequence ATGCAAGCTTGGGAACTAGCACGATCGACATTTCACTGGGGTCAAAAAACTTACATCATGGGCGTTCTGAACGTCACACCTGATAGTTTTAGTGATGGTGGACAGTTCAACACGTTGGAAAACGCGATCGCTCAAGCGACTCAAATGATCGAAGATGGGGCAGATATTCTCGACATTGGTGGACAATCCACGCGCCCAAATGCGGAAGAGATTTCGTTGCAGGAAGAACTCGATCGAGTCGTCCCCGTGATCGAAGCAATTCGGCAGAAGTTTCAGATTCCAATTTCAGTTGATACGACTCGATCGCACGTTGCAAAAGAAGCGATCGAGGCTGGAGCCGATATAATCAACGATATTTCAGGCGCAATCTTCGACTCAGAAATGCTTGCAACTGTCGGTAGATTAGGCGTTCCAATCATTCTGATGCACATGAGAGGAACACCAAAAACAATGCAATCGTTAACCGAGTACGACGATCTGATTCAAGAGATTAGCGAATTTTTGCGAGAACGGATCGAAAGCGCGATCGCCAATGGAATTTCTCAAATCATGATTGATCCAGGAATCGGATTTGCGAAAAAGTACGCTCAAAACTTAGAAATTCTCAGACGATTACAAACGTTTCAAGCTCTGAATTGCCCGATTCTAGTTGGGGCTTCTCGAAAGAGCTTTATCGGGCAGATTCTCGACCAGCCCGATCCGAAAAAGCGAGTCTGGGGAACCTCTGCCGCTTGTGTAAGCGCGATCGTAAACGGAGCCGATGTGGTTCGCGTTCACGATGTTGCAGAGATGCGCGATGTTTGCCGAGTGGCAGATGCGATCTGGCGCGGTTCGCTCTAG